The following coding sequences lie in one Anoplolepis gracilipes chromosome 4, ASM4749672v1, whole genome shotgun sequence genomic window:
- the Endoa gene encoding endophilin-A isoform X5, which produces MAFAGLKKQINKANQYMTEKMGGAEGTKLDVDFVDMERKTDVTYELVEELQMKTKEFLQPNPTARAKMAAVKGISKLSGQAKASTYPQPEGVLGDCMLMYGKKMGEDSIFAQTLIEMGEAMKQMADVKYSLDDNIKQNFLEPLHHLQTKDLKEVMHHRKKLQGRRLDFDCKRRRQAKGSHVSDDEIRQAEEKFAESLHLAQMGMFNLLENDVEQVAQMATFSEALLEYHQQCTEILRGLTETLLEKKEEAANRPKIEFVPKTLSDLHVEGGLSDHMNGASRAGSPTQRSQLELFPAGNPPQSTNASPLPSPSKSPARTPITQPRTPCCTALYDFEPENPGELGFKENDTITLTQKIDENWFEGSLDGRTGYFPVTYVQVVVPLP; this is translated from the exons TATATGACGGAAAAGATGGGCGGAGCAGAAGGAACGAAGCTCGACGTTGATTTTGTGGATATGGAAAGG AAAACAGATGTCACGTACGAGCTCGTGGAGGAGTTGCAGATGAAAACGAAGGAGTTCCTCCAGCCGAATCCGACGGCGAGGGCGAAGATGGCAGCGGTCAAGGGCATTAGTAAGCTTAGTGGTCAGGCAAAGGCCTCCACCTATCCCCAGCCGGAAGGTGTACTTGGCGATTGCATGCTAATGTACGGCAAGAAAATGGGCGAGGACAGCATTTtcg CCCAGACTCTCATTGAAATGGGCGAGGCTATGAAGCAGATGGCAGACGTGAAATATTCGTTGGATGACAACATCAAGCAGAACTTCCTCGAGCCGCTACACCATCTGCAGACCAAGGATCTCAAAGAAGTGATG CACCACCGGAAGAAATTGCAAGGTCGTAGGCTGGACTTTGATTGCAAGCGAAGACGTCAAGCGAAAg GTTCTCACGTTTCAGACGACGAGATTCGTCAAGCCGAGGAGAAGTTCGCCGAGAGCCTTCATCTGGCGCAGATGGGCATGTTCAATTTACTGGAGAACGAC GTCGAACAAGTCGCTCAAATGGCAACCTTTAGCGAAGCTCTTCTCGAGTACCATCAACAGTGTACTGAGATACTTAGAGGGTTGACGGAGACGCTTCTCGAAAA gAAGGAAGAGGCGGCGAACCGACCAAAGATAGAATTCGTGCCGAAGACATTGTCGGATTTGCACGTGGAGGGTGGATTGTCGGACCACATGAACG GGGCAAGTCGAGCCGGCTCTCCGACTCAACGCTCGCAGCTCGAGCTATTTCCGGCCGGAAACCCGCCACAATCTACCAATG CTTCACCTTTGCCCTCACCGAGCAAATCGCCAGCGAGGACGCCGATAACACAGCCGAGAACACCGTGCTGCACAGCCCTATACGACTTTGAACCTGAAAATCCCGGTGAACTTGGATTCAAG GAAAACGACACGATCACCTTGACTCAGAAAATCGACGAGAATTGGTTCGAGGGCAGCCTGGACGGCCGCACCGGTTACTTCCCCGTGACTTACGTGCAGGTCGTAGTGCCATTACCCTAA
- the Endoa gene encoding endophilin-A isoform X4 has translation MAFAGLKKQINKANQYMTEKMGGAEGTKLDVDFVDMERKTDVTYELVEELQMKTKEFLQPNPTARAKMAAVKGISKLSGQAKASTYPQPEGVLGDCMLMYGKKMGEDSIFAQTLIEMGEAMKQMADVKYSLDDNIKQNFLEPLHHLQTKDLKEVMHHRKKLQGRRLDFDCKRRRQAKDDEIRQAEEKFAESLHLAQMGMFNLLENDVEQVAQMATFSEALLEYHQQCTEILRGLTETLLEKKEEAANRPKIEFVPKTLSDLHVEGGLSDHMNGGNFSLHGASRAGSPTQRSQLELFPAGNPPQSTNASPLPSPSKSPARTPITQPRTPCCTALYDFEPENPGELGFKENDTITLTQKIDENWFEGSLDGRTGYFPVTYVQVVVPLP, from the exons TATATGACGGAAAAGATGGGCGGAGCAGAAGGAACGAAGCTCGACGTTGATTTTGTGGATATGGAAAGG AAAACAGATGTCACGTACGAGCTCGTGGAGGAGTTGCAGATGAAAACGAAGGAGTTCCTCCAGCCGAATCCGACGGCGAGGGCGAAGATGGCAGCGGTCAAGGGCATTAGTAAGCTTAGTGGTCAGGCAAAGGCCTCCACCTATCCCCAGCCGGAAGGTGTACTTGGCGATTGCATGCTAATGTACGGCAAGAAAATGGGCGAGGACAGCATTTtcg CCCAGACTCTCATTGAAATGGGCGAGGCTATGAAGCAGATGGCAGACGTGAAATATTCGTTGGATGACAACATCAAGCAGAACTTCCTCGAGCCGCTACACCATCTGCAGACCAAGGATCTCAAAGAAGTGATG CACCACCGGAAGAAATTGCAAGGTCGTAGGCTGGACTTTGATTGCAAGCGAAGACGTCAAGCGAAAg ACGACGAGATTCGTCAAGCCGAGGAGAAGTTCGCCGAGAGCCTTCATCTGGCGCAGATGGGCATGTTCAATTTACTGGAGAACGAC GTCGAACAAGTCGCTCAAATGGCAACCTTTAGCGAAGCTCTTCTCGAGTACCATCAACAGTGTACTGAGATACTTAGAGGGTTGACGGAGACGCTTCTCGAAAA gAAGGAAGAGGCGGCGAACCGACCAAAGATAGAATTCGTGCCGAAGACATTGTCGGATTTGCACGTGGAGGGTGGATTGTCGGACCACATGAACGGTGGGAACTTCTCCCTTCACG GGGCAAGTCGAGCCGGCTCTCCGACTCAACGCTCGCAGCTCGAGCTATTTCCGGCCGGAAACCCGCCACAATCTACCAATG CTTCACCTTTGCCCTCACCGAGCAAATCGCCAGCGAGGACGCCGATAACACAGCCGAGAACACCGTGCTGCACAGCCCTATACGACTTTGAACCTGAAAATCCCGGTGAACTTGGATTCAAG GAAAACGACACGATCACCTTGACTCAGAAAATCGACGAGAATTGGTTCGAGGGCAGCCTGGACGGCCGCACCGGTTACTTCCCCGTGACTTACGTGCAGGTCGTAGTGCCATTACCCTAA
- the Endoa gene encoding endophilin-A isoform X1, producing MAFAGLKKQINKANQYMTEKMGGAEGTKLDVDFVDMERKTDVTYELVEELQMKTKEFLQPNPTARAKMAAVKGISKLSGQAKASTYPQPEGVLGDCMLMYGKKMGEDSIFAQTLIEMGEAMKQMADVKYSLDDNIKQNFLEPLHHLQTKDLKEVMHHRKKLQGRRLDFDCKRRRQAKVTGKRSASPHFGSPARSSISSPYIDDEIRQAEEKFAESLHLAQMGMFNLLENDVEQVAQMATFSEALLEYHQQCTEILRGLTETLLEKKEEAANRPKIEFVPKTLSDLHVEGGLSDHMNGGNFSLHGASRAGSPTQRSQLELFPAGNPPQSTNASPLPSPSKSPARTPITQPRTPCCTALYDFEPENPGELGFKENDTITLTQKIDENWFEGSLDGRTGYFPVTYVQVVVPLP from the exons TATATGACGGAAAAGATGGGCGGAGCAGAAGGAACGAAGCTCGACGTTGATTTTGTGGATATGGAAAGG AAAACAGATGTCACGTACGAGCTCGTGGAGGAGTTGCAGATGAAAACGAAGGAGTTCCTCCAGCCGAATCCGACGGCGAGGGCGAAGATGGCAGCGGTCAAGGGCATTAGTAAGCTTAGTGGTCAGGCAAAGGCCTCCACCTATCCCCAGCCGGAAGGTGTACTTGGCGATTGCATGCTAATGTACGGCAAGAAAATGGGCGAGGACAGCATTTtcg CCCAGACTCTCATTGAAATGGGCGAGGCTATGAAGCAGATGGCAGACGTGAAATATTCGTTGGATGACAACATCAAGCAGAACTTCCTCGAGCCGCTACACCATCTGCAGACCAAGGATCTCAAAGAAGTGATG CACCACCGGAAGAAATTGCAAGGTCGTAGGCTGGACTTTGATTGCAAGCGAAGACGTCAAGCGAAAg TGACTGGGAAGAGATCCGCCAGTCCGCATTTCGGAAGTCCAGCACGGTCGAGCATTTCGTCGCCGTATATTG ACGACGAGATTCGTCAAGCCGAGGAGAAGTTCGCCGAGAGCCTTCATCTGGCGCAGATGGGCATGTTCAATTTACTGGAGAACGAC GTCGAACAAGTCGCTCAAATGGCAACCTTTAGCGAAGCTCTTCTCGAGTACCATCAACAGTGTACTGAGATACTTAGAGGGTTGACGGAGACGCTTCTCGAAAA gAAGGAAGAGGCGGCGAACCGACCAAAGATAGAATTCGTGCCGAAGACATTGTCGGATTTGCACGTGGAGGGTGGATTGTCGGACCACATGAACGGTGGGAACTTCTCCCTTCACG GGGCAAGTCGAGCCGGCTCTCCGACTCAACGCTCGCAGCTCGAGCTATTTCCGGCCGGAAACCCGCCACAATCTACCAATG CTTCACCTTTGCCCTCACCGAGCAAATCGCCAGCGAGGACGCCGATAACACAGCCGAGAACACCGTGCTGCACAGCCCTATACGACTTTGAACCTGAAAATCCCGGTGAACTTGGATTCAAG GAAAACGACACGATCACCTTGACTCAGAAAATCGACGAGAATTGGTTCGAGGGCAGCCTGGACGGCCGCACCGGTTACTTCCCCGTGACTTACGTGCAGGTCGTAGTGCCATTACCCTAA
- the Endoa gene encoding endophilin-A isoform X2: MAFAGLKKQINKANQYMTEKMGGAEGTKLDVDFVDMERKTDVTYELVEELQMKTKEFLQPNPTARAKMAAVKGISKLSGQAKASTYPQPEGVLGDCMLMYGKKMGEDSIFAQTLIEMGEAMKQMADVKYSLDDNIKQNFLEPLHHLQTKDLKEVMHHRKKLQGRRLDFDCKRRRQAKVTGKRSASPHFGSPARSSISSPYIDDEIRQAEEKFAESLHLAQMGMFNLLENDVEQVAQMATFSEALLEYHQQCTEILRGLTETLLEKKEEAANRPKIEFVPKTLSDLHVEGGLSDHMNGASRAGSPTQRSQLELFPAGNPPQSTNASPLPSPSKSPARTPITQPRTPCCTALYDFEPENPGELGFKENDTITLTQKIDENWFEGSLDGRTGYFPVTYVQVVVPLP, encoded by the exons TATATGACGGAAAAGATGGGCGGAGCAGAAGGAACGAAGCTCGACGTTGATTTTGTGGATATGGAAAGG AAAACAGATGTCACGTACGAGCTCGTGGAGGAGTTGCAGATGAAAACGAAGGAGTTCCTCCAGCCGAATCCGACGGCGAGGGCGAAGATGGCAGCGGTCAAGGGCATTAGTAAGCTTAGTGGTCAGGCAAAGGCCTCCACCTATCCCCAGCCGGAAGGTGTACTTGGCGATTGCATGCTAATGTACGGCAAGAAAATGGGCGAGGACAGCATTTtcg CCCAGACTCTCATTGAAATGGGCGAGGCTATGAAGCAGATGGCAGACGTGAAATATTCGTTGGATGACAACATCAAGCAGAACTTCCTCGAGCCGCTACACCATCTGCAGACCAAGGATCTCAAAGAAGTGATG CACCACCGGAAGAAATTGCAAGGTCGTAGGCTGGACTTTGATTGCAAGCGAAGACGTCAAGCGAAAg TGACTGGGAAGAGATCCGCCAGTCCGCATTTCGGAAGTCCAGCACGGTCGAGCATTTCGTCGCCGTATATTG ACGACGAGATTCGTCAAGCCGAGGAGAAGTTCGCCGAGAGCCTTCATCTGGCGCAGATGGGCATGTTCAATTTACTGGAGAACGAC GTCGAACAAGTCGCTCAAATGGCAACCTTTAGCGAAGCTCTTCTCGAGTACCATCAACAGTGTACTGAGATACTTAGAGGGTTGACGGAGACGCTTCTCGAAAA gAAGGAAGAGGCGGCGAACCGACCAAAGATAGAATTCGTGCCGAAGACATTGTCGGATTTGCACGTGGAGGGTGGATTGTCGGACCACATGAACG GGGCAAGTCGAGCCGGCTCTCCGACTCAACGCTCGCAGCTCGAGCTATTTCCGGCCGGAAACCCGCCACAATCTACCAATG CTTCACCTTTGCCCTCACCGAGCAAATCGCCAGCGAGGACGCCGATAACACAGCCGAGAACACCGTGCTGCACAGCCCTATACGACTTTGAACCTGAAAATCCCGGTGAACTTGGATTCAAG GAAAACGACACGATCACCTTGACTCAGAAAATCGACGAGAATTGGTTCGAGGGCAGCCTGGACGGCCGCACCGGTTACTTCCCCGTGACTTACGTGCAGGTCGTAGTGCCATTACCCTAA
- the Endoa gene encoding endophilin-A isoform X6: MAFAGLKKQINKANQYMTEKMGGAEGTKLDVDFVDMERKTDVTYELVEELQMKTKEFLQPNPTARAKMAAVKGISKLSGQAKASTYPQPEGVLGDCMLMYGKKMGEDSIFAQTLIEMGEAMKQMADVKYSLDDNIKQNFLEPLHHLQTKDLKEVMHHRKKLQGRRLDFDCKRRRQAKVTGKRSASPHFGSPARSSISSPYIDDEIRQAEEKFAESLHLAQMGMFNLLENDVEQVAQMATFSEALLEYHQQCTEILRGLTETLLEKKEEAANRPKIEFVPKTLSDLHVEGGLSDHMNGGNFSLHASPLPSPSKSPARTPITQPRTPCCTALYDFEPENPGELGFKENDTITLTQKIDENWFEGSLDGRTGYFPVTYVQVVVPLP; the protein is encoded by the exons TATATGACGGAAAAGATGGGCGGAGCAGAAGGAACGAAGCTCGACGTTGATTTTGTGGATATGGAAAGG AAAACAGATGTCACGTACGAGCTCGTGGAGGAGTTGCAGATGAAAACGAAGGAGTTCCTCCAGCCGAATCCGACGGCGAGGGCGAAGATGGCAGCGGTCAAGGGCATTAGTAAGCTTAGTGGTCAGGCAAAGGCCTCCACCTATCCCCAGCCGGAAGGTGTACTTGGCGATTGCATGCTAATGTACGGCAAGAAAATGGGCGAGGACAGCATTTtcg CCCAGACTCTCATTGAAATGGGCGAGGCTATGAAGCAGATGGCAGACGTGAAATATTCGTTGGATGACAACATCAAGCAGAACTTCCTCGAGCCGCTACACCATCTGCAGACCAAGGATCTCAAAGAAGTGATG CACCACCGGAAGAAATTGCAAGGTCGTAGGCTGGACTTTGATTGCAAGCGAAGACGTCAAGCGAAAg TGACTGGGAAGAGATCCGCCAGTCCGCATTTCGGAAGTCCAGCACGGTCGAGCATTTCGTCGCCGTATATTG ACGACGAGATTCGTCAAGCCGAGGAGAAGTTCGCCGAGAGCCTTCATCTGGCGCAGATGGGCATGTTCAATTTACTGGAGAACGAC GTCGAACAAGTCGCTCAAATGGCAACCTTTAGCGAAGCTCTTCTCGAGTACCATCAACAGTGTACTGAGATACTTAGAGGGTTGACGGAGACGCTTCTCGAAAA gAAGGAAGAGGCGGCGAACCGACCAAAGATAGAATTCGTGCCGAAGACATTGTCGGATTTGCACGTGGAGGGTGGATTGTCGGACCACATGAACGGTGGGAACTTCTCCCTTCACG CTTCACCTTTGCCCTCACCGAGCAAATCGCCAGCGAGGACGCCGATAACACAGCCGAGAACACCGTGCTGCACAGCCCTATACGACTTTGAACCTGAAAATCCCGGTGAACTTGGATTCAAG GAAAACGACACGATCACCTTGACTCAGAAAATCGACGAGAATTGGTTCGAGGGCAGCCTGGACGGCCGCACCGGTTACTTCCCCGTGACTTACGTGCAGGTCGTAGTGCCATTACCCTAA
- the Endoa gene encoding endophilin-A isoform X3, whose protein sequence is MAFAGLKKQINKANQYMTEKMGGAEGTKLDVDFVDMERKTDVTYELVEELQMKTKEFLQPNPTARAKMAAVKGISKLSGQAKASTYPQPEGVLGDCMLMYGKKMGEDSIFAQTLIEMGEAMKQMADVKYSLDDNIKQNFLEPLHHLQTKDLKEVMHHRKKLQGRRLDFDCKRRRQAKGSHVSDDEIRQAEEKFAESLHLAQMGMFNLLENDVEQVAQMATFSEALLEYHQQCTEILRGLTETLLEKKEEAANRPKIEFVPKTLSDLHVEGGLSDHMNGGNFSLHGASRAGSPTQRSQLELFPAGNPPQSTNASPLPSPSKSPARTPITQPRTPCCTALYDFEPENPGELGFKENDTITLTQKIDENWFEGSLDGRTGYFPVTYVQVVVPLP, encoded by the exons TATATGACGGAAAAGATGGGCGGAGCAGAAGGAACGAAGCTCGACGTTGATTTTGTGGATATGGAAAGG AAAACAGATGTCACGTACGAGCTCGTGGAGGAGTTGCAGATGAAAACGAAGGAGTTCCTCCAGCCGAATCCGACGGCGAGGGCGAAGATGGCAGCGGTCAAGGGCATTAGTAAGCTTAGTGGTCAGGCAAAGGCCTCCACCTATCCCCAGCCGGAAGGTGTACTTGGCGATTGCATGCTAATGTACGGCAAGAAAATGGGCGAGGACAGCATTTtcg CCCAGACTCTCATTGAAATGGGCGAGGCTATGAAGCAGATGGCAGACGTGAAATATTCGTTGGATGACAACATCAAGCAGAACTTCCTCGAGCCGCTACACCATCTGCAGACCAAGGATCTCAAAGAAGTGATG CACCACCGGAAGAAATTGCAAGGTCGTAGGCTGGACTTTGATTGCAAGCGAAGACGTCAAGCGAAAg GTTCTCACGTTTCAGACGACGAGATTCGTCAAGCCGAGGAGAAGTTCGCCGAGAGCCTTCATCTGGCGCAGATGGGCATGTTCAATTTACTGGAGAACGAC GTCGAACAAGTCGCTCAAATGGCAACCTTTAGCGAAGCTCTTCTCGAGTACCATCAACAGTGTACTGAGATACTTAGAGGGTTGACGGAGACGCTTCTCGAAAA gAAGGAAGAGGCGGCGAACCGACCAAAGATAGAATTCGTGCCGAAGACATTGTCGGATTTGCACGTGGAGGGTGGATTGTCGGACCACATGAACGGTGGGAACTTCTCCCTTCACG GGGCAAGTCGAGCCGGCTCTCCGACTCAACGCTCGCAGCTCGAGCTATTTCCGGCCGGAAACCCGCCACAATCTACCAATG CTTCACCTTTGCCCTCACCGAGCAAATCGCCAGCGAGGACGCCGATAACACAGCCGAGAACACCGTGCTGCACAGCCCTATACGACTTTGAACCTGAAAATCCCGGTGAACTTGGATTCAAG GAAAACGACACGATCACCTTGACTCAGAAAATCGACGAGAATTGGTTCGAGGGCAGCCTGGACGGCCGCACCGGTTACTTCCCCGTGACTTACGTGCAGGTCGTAGTGCCATTACCCTAA